The Deltaproteobacteria bacterium genome contains the following window.
GGTGCACGTGGAAAACCTTGTGGGAAGCCCTGAAGGAGAAGGGGCTTCGCACGCCGTATTTCGGTCCGCTTTCGGGGATGTACTCCACGGTCGGCGGTGCGCTGTCGCAGAACAGCCTGTTCCTCGGATCGGGGGTATACAACACCGTCGCGGAGAGCTGCCTGGGCCTCGAAGTCGTCCTGTCGGACGGGACCGTTCTCCAGACGGGTTCCGCGGCGCACAAGACCAGCAACGCATTCTACCGGCATTTCGGGCCGGACCTGACCGGGATCTTCACGGCGGACACCGGCTCCTTCGGGATCAAGTCGAAGGCGACCTTCCGCCTCATCCCGCAGCCCGGCGCGACCGAATGCTGCTCGTTCGGTTTCGAGACCCTGGCGGAGATGCTCGAGGCGCAGATCGAGATCGCGCGCCTGCGCGTGGCCGCCGAGTGCTACGGGTTCGACCCGTACTACAACGCCGCCTTCGAGAAGAAGGGCTTCACGCTGCGCGAAAGCCTCCAGCTCCTGGCCAATATCGGGAAATCGGGGAAGTCGGTCGTGGAGGGGATCAAGGGGGTGGTGAAGACCGCGGCGCACGGGAAGCGGGTCCTGAAGAACATCAACTACTCCCTCCATTCGGTCATGGACGGGCTGGACGAGGCCGCCGCGCGGAGTTCCCTGGAAGCGGTGAAGAAGATCTGCTCCCGGAACGGGGACGAGATCCCGAACACCTTGCCGATCGCCTTCCGGGCGCAGCCGTTCGGCGGGGTCCGCATCGTCGTGCTAGGTGCCGACGGGGAGTGCTGGGTCCCGATCCACGGGTTCTTCCCACTGTCCCGCGCGCAGGCCGCTGCTTCCGCCACGGAAAAATTCTTCCACGACCGGGCGGACCTCATGAAGAAGTTCGACATCCGGTATTCCTACCTGACCTGTTTTTCCGGGACCGAATTCGTCATCGAGCCCAGCTTCTACTGGTTCGACAAGATCCCGCAGTCGGTCCTGGGCCTCATCTCCGGCGAGGAGATGGAGGAGCAGTGGAAGGCCATACCGGAGAACCTGCCGGCGCGCGAGGCGGTGGTCGGCATGCGGAACGACCTCCGGCGGCTGTATTTCGAACTGGGGGCGTGCCACCTCCAGATCGGGAAATGGTACCCCTACAAGGACGCGATGAAAAACGAAGGGCTCTGGAGGCTTCTCGAGGGGGTGAAGGGAGTCCTGGACCCTTCCCGGATGATGAACCCGGGAGCGCTAGGCCTATAGCGGTAACTTGTTATAAATAAAAAGATAATTGTGTATGAGAAATGCCGACCTACCAGTCGGTCGGTTTTCGTGGTAAGGTGGATTCATCCCGGACGCGCGGCCTTGACGACGCGGGTCGGATCGAAACGGAGGACGGGCGGATGCATTTCGCGACGCTGCTCTTCGAAGTGGAAGGAAATATCGCCTTCATCACCTTCAACCGGCCCAAGGTGCTGAACGCGTTCAATACCGCAATGCTCCGGGACTGCATCCGGGCGCTCGAACATTGCCGGGACACCGAGGATATCCGGGTCGTCGTCTTCCGGGGCGCGGGGGAGAAAGCGTTCAGTGCGGGCGCCGACATCTCGGAGATCCAGGGGAACGATCCGCTCCGCCAGAGAAAGTACAACCTCCTGTGGATCGAATTCTTCCGGCTCGTCGAGACAATCCGCAAGCCGATGATCGCGTCGGTCCACGGGTACGCCCCGGGCGGCGGGACGGAGTTGACGCTGTGCTGCGACATCGTCATCGCGAGCGATGACGCAAGGTTTGCGCTGGCGGAGATCAATATCGGCGTGATCCCCGGGGCGGGGGCGACGATCCGTCTGCCGCGATGGGTGGGAAAGGCCAAGGCGATGGAGATCCTCATGACCGGGGATTTTCTGGACTCCGCGGAGGCCCACCGGATCGGGCTGATCAACCGGGTCGTCCCCAGGCAACAGTTGGCGGATGCGACCCTCGCCATGGCAAGGAAAATCGCACAGAAATCCCCATTGGCCCTCGCGGCGGCGAAAGCTGCCGTGAACGTGGGCGCGGAAATGGACCGGGACAGGGGGATCGATTACGCGCTCTGCGAATTCCTTCTGCTTTTCGCCTCCGAGGACCAGAAAGAGGGGATGAGAGCCTTCATCGAAAAACGCGTTCCGAACTTCACCGGAAGATAGCCGGAGCGGATTGCGCGGTCGACTTCGCATCAGGCGAAAAACCCTGGGGGAAAACGGTTGGAAAGCGAAAACGCACAGCATATGAGGCAGATGATCCTGGACGCCGCGGTAAAACTTTTCCAGGCAAAGGGATACATCAACACCTCGATGGACGAGATCGCCGAGTCGGTGGGATTGACGAAGGGCGGTCTCTATCACTACGTCGAGAAGAAGGGGGACCTCCTCAAGGATATCCATAACCAGATCCTGGACACGTTTTTGGAGCGTGTCGGGAGGGCGATGGAGGGGGGGGGCTCCCCGGAGAACAAGGTCGGCAAATGGATGGAGGCGCACGCCTCGGTCACCCACGATTACCTCGGGCACATGAAGGTGTTTTTCACGGAGATCGACAACTATTCGGAGGAGATGCTGCTCGCCACCTCCCGAAAGCGGCAGCAGGCGCAGGAAATGCTGATCGAAATCCTGCAGGCGGGTATGTCCCAGGGGAAGATCCGGGCGGACATCAACCCCCGGATTGTAAGCTTCCTCCTTCTCGGAATGATGAACTGGCTCTACATATGGTACCGCCCCAATGGTCCGCTCAGTCTGGACGAAATCCTCTCCAACATGAAGGGGATGGTGACCGGCGGCCTCGAAATCGGCCGTGGGACCGGAAAAGGAGAAACGCCGCATGAATGTTCCGCCGGAAAAGATGCTCGCAATGTACAGGATGATGAACCTTATTCGAAGGTTTGAACTCCGGGCCTCCGAGCTTTTCAGGGACGGCAGGTTTCCGGGGTGGATCCACGTGTGCGTCGGGCAGGAGGCCTCCGTGACGGGAGCGTGCTTCGCCCTGCGCCCGGACGATTACATCTGCCCCACGCATCGGGGACACGGGCAGAGTCTGGCGAAGGGGATACCGCCCGAACGGATGATGGCGGAACTCTTCGGGAAGAAGACCGGGACGAACCTCGGCCGCGGCGGATCGATGCACCTCTGCGACATGGAGAAGGGGATTCTCTGCGGGGTCGCCATCCTCGGGGACGGCCTCCCGATGGCGGCGGGAGCGGCGATGTCGGCCAAGCTCGCCGGGAACGGGCGCGTGGCGCTGGGATTCTTCGGCGAGGGGGCGAGCAACGAGGGGATCGTCCACGAGACGATGAACCTCGCGGCTCTGTGGGACCTCCCGGTAGTCTTCTTCTGCGAAAGCAACCAGTATGCGGAGCTGTCCCACCGCTCCGCCCACCTGAAGGTGGACACCGTGGCGGCGCGCGCGGCGGGGTACGGGATGCCGGGAGTGACGGTCGACGGGAACGACGTGCTGGAGGTCCTTCAGGCGACTTCCGATGCGGTCGGGAGGGCGCGGTCCGGGAAGGGGCCGACGCTGATCGAATCCGTCACCTGCAGGCTCCACGGCCATTACGAGGGGGATCCCCAGGTGTACCGCGTCCCGGGGGACATCGACGAGTGGAGGAAAAAGGACCCGATCGCCCGACTCGAGGAGAAGCTCATGAAGGAGGGCGTTCTCGACGCGAAGTCGAAGGAGACGGTGATCGGGGAAGTCGACCGGACGATCGCCTTCGCCGTGGAGTTCGCAGAGAAGAGCCCATACCCGGCGCCCGAGGAGGCGCTGGAGCTGGTCTACGCCTGAGCGCGGCGGGACACGCCAACACCAACGGGGGAGTCACGTGAGAGAGATCAAGTTCTGGCGGGCGTTTCAGGAAGGATTGTCGGAGGAGATGCGGCGCGACCCGGCCATCCTCTACTTCGGGGAGGACGCCGGCGGGAACGTCGGCGGTCCCTTCGCGCTGGCCAAGGGGCTGCAGGACGAGTTCGGGGAGAAGCGGGTGTACGACACACCGGACAGCGAGGCCGGGTACGTCGGGCTCGCGATCGGCCTGGCCGCCACCGGGTACCGCCCGGTGGTGGACATCTCGTTCATGGATTTCACCCTCGTGGCGATCGACCAGATCGTCAACATGGCGGCGAAACTCCGGTACATGAGCGGCGGAGCCCCGAAGGCGCTCCCGCTCGTGATCCACACGATGGCGGGCGGCGGACGCCGGGCCGGCGCGCAGCATTCGCAGAGCCTCGAGGCGTGGTTTGCGCACATCCCGGGGCTGAAAGTGATCGCTCCGTCAAACCCCCACGACCTCAAGGGAGCGCTGAAATCGGCCCTCCGGGACGACAATCCCGTGATCGTGATGAAGCACAAGGCCATCCTCGGGATGAAGGGGGAGGTCCCGGAAGGGGAGTTCACGGTCCCGTTGGGGAAGGCCTTTGTCAAGCGGGAGGGGACCGACGCGACGATCGTTGCGGTGTCCCACATGGTCAACGTGTCGCTGCAGGCGGCGGCGAAGCTCCAGGAGGAAGGGATCAGCGTGGAGATCGTCGACCCGCTGTCCCTGAGCCCGCTGGACCGGGAGACGATCGTGGCCTCGGTGCGCAAGACCGGCCGCCTCGTCACCGTGCACGAGGCGTGGAGCCCGTGCGGCATGGGGGCGGAGATCGGCGCGGTCGTGTTCGAGGAGTGCTTCGATTTTCTCCAGGCCCCGCTGGTCCGCGTCGCCTCCAGCTTCAACCCGTTCCCCTACAGTCCGGGAATGGAGGATTTCACGATTCCGGGCGTTCCGCGGATCGTGGAGGGCGTGCGGAAGGTCTTGGAGAGCTGAATCGGGCGCGGGGACGCCGAAGGAACAACATGGTCGGGACAGGGGGAAGTCGATGGAATTCGAGATGACCGACGAACAGCGGATGTTGCAGGATATGGCGAGGGAGTTCGCCCGGAAGGAGATCGCCCCCGTCGCCAGGGAGCTCGACCGGGATCGCCGGTTCCCGTATGAGCTCTGGAGCAAGCTGAGAGAGCTGTCCCTCCCCGGGATCCTCGTGCCGGAGGAGTACGGAGGCCAGGGGCTGGACCCCCTGACGTACGCGATCGTGCTGGAGGAACTGGCCCGCGCGGACGATTCCTTCGCCGCGATCCTCCAGGTCCACGTCCTCGTGACCGAGATGTACCGGCTGTACGCGAGCAGGGAGCACAAGGAGAAGATCCTGCCGATCCTGGCGAGCGGCGACAAGTTGGGCGGGTTCGCGCTGACGGAGCCCAACGCAGGGTCGGACGCCAGCGGGATCCTGACCCGGGCGGAGCGGAAAAAGGGGAAATGGATCCTCAACGGGACCAAGATGTTCATCACGAACTGCGGGACCGACATCAGCTTCGGCCCGATCGTGATGGCGATTTCCGGCAAACAGCCCGACGGGAAGAAGGAGATGAGCTCCTTCATCGTCCCCACCGGGACGCCCGGTTACATCATCGGCAGCCGGAACGATACGATCGGCTGGTGCAACATGGACAACCGCGAGCTGGCGTTCGAGGATTGCGCGATCCCCGAGGACAACCTGTTCGGGACGCGGGGGAAGGGGATCGCACAGGCGTTGGGTGGCCTGAACCTCGGGCGGATCGCGTTCGGGGCCATCTGCACCGGGCTCGCCCAGGCGTGTCTCGACGCGTCGCTCGCTTACGCCAAGGAGCGGGTCCAGTTCAATCAACCGATCAGCAAGTTCCAGGAGATCCAGTTCAAGCTCGCCGACATGGCGTTCCGGGTGCAGGCGGCACGCACGTTGACGCACAAGGCGGCGTGGCTCAAGGCCCAGGGGCGTCAGCACGCCACCGAAGCGACGATGGCGAAACTGTACGCGTCCGAGGCCGCGATGCAGTCCGCGCTTGATGGGTTCCAGATCCACGGCGGATACGGTTTCACGAGGGAGTACGACATCAATCGGTACTATCGGGATGCCAAGATCATGACCATCGGCGAAGGGACGAGCGAGGTCTGCCGGATCGTGATCGCCCGGGCTCTCGGCTGCTGACGGGGGGCGTATCCATGTCGATGCAGGTGAAGATGCCCAAGTTGGGCATGACGATGGAAGAGGGGAAGCTCCTCGGGTGGGCCCGGAAGGAGAAGGACCGCGTCCGGAAGGGAGAGGTCCTCCTTACCATCGAATCCGACAAGGAGGAGGAGTACGCGAAGATCCGTTCGGCCGGCCGTACGGCGGATCCGGCCCCGGCGGAGCCCGCCGCGGCCGAGACCGCGCCGGGGCGGTTCCCCGGAGCGTCGGCTCCCCGGGATGGAGCGGTCCGCGCCACACCCGCGGCCCGCGAGGTTGCCCGCCAGAAGGGGGTCGATCTCTCCACGGTCGCCGGAACCGGCCCGCAGGGGAGGATCACACGGGAAGACGTGCTGGCGGCCGCCCTGGAAACGGGAGCCCCCCCCGCGTCGCCGGCCCGCCTGGTCGCCACCGCCGTCGGCGGGAAGGAGAGCTTCAAGGAATTGGCCGGCGAGGAGCCGATGACCGGGATGCGGTCGGCCATCTCCCGAAACATGATGGAGAGCCTGCGGACCAGCGCACAGATGACCGCTTTCTCCGAGTGGGACGTGACGGCGTTCCTCCGCCTCCGCTCCCTCATCAACGCGGACGAGGGGAAGACAGGCTTCAAGGCGACCGTCCCCGGGATGATGGTGGCCCTGCTGGCGAAGGTCCTCCGGGAGATGCCGGTCTTCAACGCTTCGGTCGAGGGCGGCAGGATTCTCTACTGGCGCAACGTGAACATCGGCGTGGCGGTGGCGTTGCCGGATGGCCTGGTCGTGCCGGTGATCCACGACGCCGATCGCAAGTCGCTGGCCGAGATCCAGGAGGAGTTGTCCGGCCGGATCGAAAGGGCCCGGGCGAAGAAATTCCTCCCCGGGGATCTCTCGGGGGGAACGTTCACCCTGACGAACCTCGGCAGCTACGGGGGGGAGTGGGAGACCATCATCATCAATCCGCCGGAAGTGGCCATCCTCGGGATCGGCAAAGCGACGAGGAAACCGGTCGCGGAAGGCGACCATGTGGTGATCCGGGAGATGATGCCGGTGAGCTTCACCGTGGACCACAGGCTCATCGACGGCGAGACGTCCGGTCGGTTCCGGAAGCGGCTGAAGGAACTCGTGGAGAACCCGGGGCTGCTCTGGACCGCGGCGGTTCCGCAGAGCGGCGGAAACATCGCGGGGGAGTGATGCGCGGCAACGGGAAAAGGGTGGTGGTGATCGGCGGCGGGCCGGGGGGGTATCCCGCCGCGATCCGTGCGGCGCAGTCGGGCCTCGACGTGGTGCTGATCGACCGGGGGGGGCTCGGAGGCACCTGCCTCCATCGGGGGTGCATCCCCACCAAGCTCCTGTTGAAGGAGTCGGCCGATTACCGGAAAGCGGCGGCGTTTCCGGCCGCCGGGACGGGAATCGCGTACCCTCCGGCGGATCTGGCCGGGATGATGCGGCGGAAGGAGCAGGTGCTGGGTCAGCTCGAACGGGGGACCGCGGGGCTGCTTCGCAAGAACGGCGTGCGGGTGATCGCGGGGACCGCGTCCTTCCTCGACCCTTCCAGGGTGTTGGTGGGGGAGACCGGCGAGATCGTGGAATCCCCCGCGTTCATCGTCGCCACCGGCTCGTCCCCCTCCCGCCTCCCGGTGGAGGGGAGCGATCTTCCCGGCGTGGCGGACAGCGACGCCGCTCTCTCCCTCGAGCGGGTTCCGCGGGCCGTGGCGATCATCGGCGGTGGCGTGATCGGCCTGGAGTTCGCCCAGATGTTCCGGAACCTGGGCGCCGAGGTGACCATCGTCGAGATGCTCCCGAGGCTCCTCGCGTCGGAGGACGGCGATGTCTCGGCGGCGATCCGGGGCGCACTGGAAAGCTCGGGAATCGCGGTCCGCACGGGCGCGACCGTCGAGCGGATCGGGAAGATGCGGGGAGGATTGGGAGTCGATTTCCGGGAAGGGGGCGTGATCCGCCGCACCGATGCCGAGCTGGTACTGGTGGCCGTCGGCCGGAAACCGTCTTTCGAGGGATTGAACCCGGTGAAAGCCGGCCTCAATCCGGAGAAGGGTGCCATTCGGGTCAACGGGCGGATGGAAACCGACATACCGGGCATCTACGCGGTCGGCGACGCGGCGGGGGGCCTGATGCTCGCCCACAAGGCGACCATGGAAGGGGAGTGCGCCGCGCAAAACGCGGCGGGCATTCCGACGGTCGCGTCGTACGCCGCCATCCCGAGGGTCGTCTACACCGATCCGGAGGTGGCGTGTGTCGGGCTCACGGAGGCGGAGGCCCGGAAGCGGCACGCCCACGTCCGCGTCGGGAAGTTTCCCTTCAGCATGAGCGGCAGGGCGATACTGGAGGGAGCGCCCCACGGGTTCGCGAAGGTGATCGCCGAGGGGGAGACGGGGTGCGTTCTCGGCGTGGCGATCGTCGGTCGCCAGGCGGCCCAGGCGATCGGGGAAGCGTCGCTTGCCGTCCGGCTGGAGGCGACGGTCGGGGACTTGGCCGACCTCGTCCACCCCCACCCGACGTTTTCGGAGGCGCTGCGTGAAGCCGCGCTCGACGCAGACGGGCGGGCGATTCACATGCCTCCCGCGCCGAAATCCGCCGCCGTCGTCTGACTGCGGTCCGCATCGGCAACGCGGGAGGCGGGGAAGGATAACCCCCCGGAGATGTCCGGGGCAAGACCGAAAGGAGGAGAAGCGGATGCTCAAGATCGGGAAGGTCGAATCGCTCGGCGGCCGGACGCTTCGCACGGACGAGCCGATCGGGGAGTTGGGAATCAGCAGTTACGACAGACTGCGCGATCTGGTCAAGGCGGGCAAGACGGAGGAGGCCCTCCAGTTGATCGACTACGTCCAGCACGAGTTCAAGTGGCTCCACGACATCTACACCGATTGGACGTACGCCGACCTCACCTACATCGCGGAAACGTACGGCGAGGAGGAAATTCCGAAGTTCTACCGTTACGTGAAGAGCAAGCTCGATCTGGTCGCATACAAAGGGTACGGGAAGGTAAGCCAGCTGGAACTCATCCAGTACTTCGCGGAGGGGATGCGGGCCCACCGTTGCGGCCCCGGGGAGACCGGCTCCTTCAAGGTGTGGGAAGAGAAGGACCGGTATGTGATGGAGTTCGACCCGTGCGGAAGCGGCGGGCGCATGCGCCGGACGGGAGAGCTCGACGGAATCCCGCCGAGGACGGGCGAGCCGTTCAACCAGGGGGTAACGAAGAAAGCGTATCCCTGGTCCTGGGGGAAGAAGGGCGTTCCGTACTACTGCGTCCACTGCGCGATATGGCACGAGATCATGGCCATCGAGAAGGCCGGGATTCCCATCAAGGTGACCGACTACCAGGACGACCCGAACGCCCCGTGCCGTTGGTACTTCTACAAGACCAAGGAAGCGATCCCCGAGGAGTATTACACCCGGATCGGGATGAAGAAGGAGGGGTGAGGAGGGAGGGATGGAGATGAAACGCTCGATAAAGAGGAGGGAGTTCCTCCAGGCGGCCGGGGCCGTCGGAGTGGGGGCGGCTGCGGGAACCTTCCCGTGGAATGCGTTCGCCGCCCTCGACAAGGGGGTCGTGCACTTCGGCGGATCCCTGGCGCTCACGGGCACCTACGCGAAGGTCGCGAAATTGTACAAGGACGCCTACGAGTTCTACATGGAGACGATCAACAACAGGATCGTGGTCGGCGGGAAGACGTTCCAGGCGAAGCTCACCCTGTACGACGACGAAAACGACCCGACCAAGACGCGACCCGGTTCTCGCCCAGAGCGCCATCTGCAAGAAGTACAACCGCATACTGATCCAGGGCGGCGCGGCCACCCGGAGGGTCGACGAGGAGTACGGCGCGAACAACACGTTCACCCTCGTCAGCACCGGCGACTATTACCATGCGACCCTGATCGACGCGGTCGCGAAGTTCAACCCGCCGGTGAAGACCGTCGCGATCATCAAGATGGACGATCCCGTCTATCACGAGATCGGGAACGCGTGCAGGGATCGGTGCGAGAAGGCGGGGATGAAGGTCGTCTTCGAGGACGTCCTTCCCATGAACACCACCGACCTCAGCTCTACCGTCCTCAAGATGAAAGGCAAGCAGATCGACATGGTGATCAATACGGGATGGGACAAGATCCTCGCGAGTTTCGTCAATGAGGCGATCAAGTACAAGCTGAAGATCAAGGTCCTAGACGGCGGGCACGCCACGATCACCCCTTTCCTGAAGGAGTCGCTCGGCAAGAAGTTGAAGAACATCTTCGGGGTCACGTTCTGGCTCCCGGAGGCGAAGACGAAACCGCTGCATTTCAAGGACAGCATCGAGTTCGGCAAGAAGTTCCATGCCCGGTTCGGGTACGAACCTGCGTATCACGTGGCGCTTGCGACGCAACTGATGGAGCTCTACGAGACGGTCCTCAAGGGGAGCAACCCGAAGGATCCCTTCAACACCGACGCGATCCGGAAGGC
Protein-coding sequences here:
- a CDS encoding thiamine pyrophosphate-dependent dehydrogenase E1 component subunit alpha, with product MNVPPEKMLAMYRMMNLIRRFELRASELFRDGRFPGWIHVCVGQEASVTGACFALRPDDYICPTHRGHGQSLAKGIPPERMMAELFGKKTGTNLGRGGSMHLCDMEKGILCGVAILGDGLPMAAGAAMSAKLAGNGRVALGFFGEGASNEGIVHETMNLAALWDLPVVFFCESNQYAELSHRSAHLKVDTVAARAAGYGMPGVTVDGNDVLEVLQATSDAVGRARSGKGPTLIESVTCRLHGHYEGDPQVYRVPGDIDEWRKKDPIARLEEKLMKEGVLDAKSKETVIGEVDRTIAFAVEFAEKSPYPAPEEALELVYA
- the lpdA gene encoding dihydrolipoyl dehydrogenase: MRGNGKRVVVIGGGPGGYPAAIRAAQSGLDVVLIDRGGLGGTCLHRGCIPTKLLLKESADYRKAAAFPAAGTGIAYPPADLAGMMRRKEQVLGQLERGTAGLLRKNGVRVIAGTASFLDPSRVLVGETGEIVESPAFIVATGSSPSRLPVEGSDLPGVADSDAALSLERVPRAVAIIGGGVIGLEFAQMFRNLGAEVTIVEMLPRLLASEDGDVSAAIRGALESSGIAVRTGATVERIGKMRGGLGVDFREGGVIRRTDAELVLVAVGRKPSFEGLNPVKAGLNPEKGAIRVNGRMETDIPGIYAVGDAAGGLMLAHKATMEGECAAQNAAGIPTVASYAAIPRVVYTDPEVACVGLTEAEARKRHAHVRVGKFPFSMSGRAILEGAPHGFAKVIAEGETGCVLGVAIVGRQAAQAIGEASLAVRLEATVGDLADLVHPHPTFSEALREAALDADGRAIHMPPAPKSAAVV
- a CDS encoding TetR/AcrR family transcriptional regulator encodes the protein MRQMILDAAVKLFQAKGYINTSMDEIAESVGLTKGGLYHYVEKKGDLLKDIHNQILDTFLERVGRAMEGGGSPENKVGKWMEAHASVTHDYLGHMKVFFTEIDNYSEEMLLATSRKRQQAQEMLIEILQAGMSQGKIRADINPRIVSFLLLGMMNWLYIWYRPNGPLSLDEILSNMKGMVTGGLEIGRGTGKGETPHECSAGKDARNVQDDEPYSKV
- a CDS encoding ABC transporter substrate-binding protein — protein: MRSPPSTRGSCTSADPWRSRAPTRRSRNCTRTPTSSTWRRSTTGSWSAGRRSRRSSPCTTTKTTRPRRDPVLAQSAICKKYNRILIQGGAATRRVDEEYGANNTFTLVSTGDYYHATLIDAVAKFNPPVKTVAIIKMDDPVYHEIGNACRDRCEKAGMKVVFEDVLPMNTTDLSSTVLKMKGKQIDMVINTGWDKILASFVNEAIKYKLKIKVLDGGHATITPFLKESLGKKLKNIFGVTFWLPEAKTKPLHFKDSIEFGKKFHARFGYEPAYHVALATQLMELYETVLKGSNPKDPFNTDAIRKALLGVDRDMMYGRVRFNAKGRIYSDMLVIQWQGDPPKPVIVAPAKNATGKMIYPSDPLGT
- a CDS encoding acyl-CoA dehydrogenase family protein encodes the protein MEFEMTDEQRMLQDMAREFARKEIAPVARELDRDRRFPYELWSKLRELSLPGILVPEEYGGQGLDPLTYAIVLEELARADDSFAAILQVHVLVTEMYRLYASREHKEKILPILASGDKLGGFALTEPNAGSDASGILTRAERKKGKWILNGTKMFITNCGTDISFGPIVMAISGKQPDGKKEMSSFIVPTGTPGYIIGSRNDTIGWCNMDNRELAFEDCAIPEDNLFGTRGKGIAQALGGLNLGRIAFGAICTGLAQACLDASLAYAKERVQFNQPISKFQEIQFKLADMAFRVQAARTLTHKAAWLKAQGRQHATEATMAKLYASEAAMQSALDGFQIHGGYGFTREYDINRYYRDAKIMTIGEGTSEVCRIVIARALGC
- a CDS encoding FAD-binding oxidoreductase; its protein translation is MGDLISTLKGIVGDDHVLTDPGRREYYSTDLSHLPREVAEAVIQPASVEELSRAVRAATSAGYAVIGRGGGTSYTKGFTPERTKSVIVDMRRMNRVVEINAEDMYVTVECGCTWKTLWEALKEKGLRTPYFGPLSGMYSTVGGALSQNSLFLGSGVYNTVAESCLGLEVVLSDGTVLQTGSAAHKTSNAFYRHFGPDLTGIFTADTGSFGIKSKATFRLIPQPGATECCSFGFETLAEMLEAQIEIARLRVAAECYGFDPYYNAAFEKKGFTLRESLQLLANIGKSGKSVVEGIKGVVKTAAHGKRVLKNINYSLHSVMDGLDEAAARSSLEAVKKICSRNGDEIPNTLPIAFRAQPFGGVRIVVLGADGECWVPIHGFFPLSRAQAAASATEKFFHDRADLMKKFDIRYSYLTCFSGTEFVIEPSFYWFDKIPQSVLGLISGEEMEEQWKAIPENLPAREAVVGMRNDLRRLYFELGACHLQIGKWYPYKDAMKNEGLWRLLEGVKGVLDPSRMMNPGALGL
- a CDS encoding enoyl-CoA hydratase/isomerase family protein, encoding MHFATLLFEVEGNIAFITFNRPKVLNAFNTAMLRDCIRALEHCRDTEDIRVVVFRGAGEKAFSAGADISEIQGNDPLRQRKYNLLWIEFFRLVETIRKPMIASVHGYAPGGGTELTLCCDIVIASDDARFALAEINIGVIPGAGATIRLPRWVGKAKAMEILMTGDFLDSAEAHRIGLINRVVPRQQLADATLAMARKIAQKSPLALAAAKAAVNVGAEMDRDRGIDYALCEFLLLFASEDQKEGMRAFIEKRVPNFTGR
- a CDS encoding alpha-ketoacid dehydrogenase subunit beta, which gives rise to MREIKFWRAFQEGLSEEMRRDPAILYFGEDAGGNVGGPFALAKGLQDEFGEKRVYDTPDSEAGYVGLAIGLAATGYRPVVDISFMDFTLVAIDQIVNMAAKLRYMSGGAPKALPLVIHTMAGGGRRAGAQHSQSLEAWFAHIPGLKVIAPSNPHDLKGALKSALRDDNPVIVMKHKAILGMKGEVPEGEFTVPLGKAFVKREGTDATIVAVSHMVNVSLQAAAKLQEEGISVEIVDPLSLSPLDRETIVASVRKTGRLVTVHEAWSPCGMGAEIGAVVFEECFDFLQAPLVRVASSFNPFPYSPGMEDFTIPGVPRIVEGVRKVLES
- a CDS encoding 2-oxo acid dehydrogenase subunit E2, which produces MSMQVKMPKLGMTMEEGKLLGWARKEKDRVRKGEVLLTIESDKEEEYAKIRSAGRTADPAPAEPAAAETAPGRFPGASAPRDGAVRATPAAREVARQKGVDLSTVAGTGPQGRITREDVLAAALETGAPPASPARLVATAVGGKESFKELAGEEPMTGMRSAISRNMMESLRTSAQMTAFSEWDVTAFLRLRSLINADEGKTGFKATVPGMMVALLAKVLREMPVFNASVEGGRILYWRNVNIGVAVALPDGLVVPVIHDADRKSLAEIQEELSGRIERARAKKFLPGDLSGGTFTLTNLGSYGGEWETIIINPPEVAILGIGKATRKPVAEGDHVVIREMMPVSFTVDHRLIDGETSGRFRKRLKELVENPGLLWTAAVPQSGGNIAGE